The following are from one region of the Desulfovibrio sp. TomC genome:
- a CDS encoding PaaI family thioesterase, whose protein sequence is MDFKVLADLIENGLPFQKMLGIRVASIAEGRVRLFIPFREDLIGDARRPAIHGGVISTLADVCAGFAVWTRCRLNDRIATIDLRVDYLRPATAHDLYAEATVRLLGNRVGNAQVVLWSDGSPDEHVAEGRGVYNIRRSQ, encoded by the coding sequence ATGGACTTCAAGGTGCTTGCTGATCTGATCGAAAATGGCCTGCCGTTCCAGAAAATGCTCGGCATTCGCGTTGCCTCGATTGCGGAGGGCCGCGTCCGGCTCTTTATTCCTTTTCGCGAGGATCTCATCGGCGACGCAAGGCGGCCCGCCATCCACGGCGGCGTCATTTCCACCCTGGCCGACGTCTGCGCCGGGTTTGCCGTCTGGACTCGCTGCCGCCTTAATGACCGTATTGCCACCATCGATCTGCGGGTAGATTATTTGCGGCCGGCGACGGCCCATGACCTCTACGCCGAGGCGACCGTGCGCCTGCTCGGTAATCGGGTCGGCAACGCCCAGGTGGTGCTGTGGTCGGATGGTAGCCCGGACGAACATGTGGCCGAAGGGCGTGGCGTCTACAATATTCGACGCAGCCAGTGA